The following proteins come from a genomic window of Halodesulfovibrio sp.:
- a CDS encoding glycosyltransferase family 4 protein, with product MLNIQDIFMHILLLDLGKEMRGGQWQVFYLARALARSQNFTVTLAAPAKAPLFQHAATVEGITLLPLSSGADWDIRNIYKLRRAVTRDHAQVIHTHCAKSASLGGIIKKMCGTGVRLIHTRRVSYPLKKGWSGNKYLLADAIVGVSQEISDTVLESISTLEKYKVSTIHSGIDASRYQEKKKREDDRVIIGMIGALTEQKGHVVLVKALGELAKYKDIPTWEARFVGDGPLFGEIKDLAEELGISKHLALLGRQDAREQLPYFDLLAVPSVNGEGSSGVIKEGWVGQLPVVTSDLPSNLELVENNKSGLTFPNYDHKRLAQHLRNLMLDSKLRARLVEGGNKRVQEFTDMKMATAYMELYNQL from the coding sequence GTGCTGAATATTCAGGACATATTTATGCACATTTTGTTGCTTGATCTGGGAAAAGAAATGCGTGGTGGTCAATGGCAAGTGTTCTATTTGGCACGAGCATTAGCCCGTTCTCAGAACTTCACAGTAACCTTAGCTGCTCCAGCAAAAGCGCCATTATTTCAACACGCAGCAACAGTAGAAGGCATTACCCTTTTACCACTTTCAAGTGGTGCAGATTGGGACATCCGTAACATCTACAAACTTCGCCGTGCAGTAACACGGGATCACGCTCAAGTTATCCACACTCACTGTGCTAAAAGTGCGTCTCTCGGCGGCATTATTAAAAAAATGTGCGGTACCGGGGTTCGTCTTATCCATACCCGCCGTGTCTCATATCCTCTCAAAAAAGGATGGAGCGGCAACAAATATTTACTCGCCGATGCCATCGTCGGAGTAAGTCAGGAAATATCCGATACAGTCTTAGAATCCATTTCTACCTTAGAGAAATACAAGGTTTCTACGATTCATTCCGGCATTGACGCTTCCCGCTATCAGGAAAAGAAAAAGCGCGAGGACGACAGAGTCATCATCGGCATGATCGGCGCATTGACCGAACAGAAAGGACATGTAGTTCTTGTAAAAGCGCTTGGCGAACTTGCTAAATATAAAGACATCCCAACATGGGAAGCACGTTTTGTCGGCGACGGTCCACTCTTCGGTGAAATTAAAGACCTTGCAGAAGAACTTGGTATCAGCAAGCACCTTGCCTTGCTTGGACGTCAGGATGCACGCGAGCAGCTTCCATATTTTGATCTGCTGGCAGTACCTTCTGTAAATGGTGAAGGGTCATCTGGCGTTATTAAAGAAGGATGGGTCGGGCAACTTCCTGTTGTAACGTCTGATCTTCCATCTAATCTGGAATTGGTTGAAAACAACAAAAGTGGACTGACCTTCCCGAACTACGATCACAAAAGACTTGCACAGCATCTGCGCAATCTTATGCTCGATTCAAAACTACGTGCACGCCTTGTGGAAGGTGGCAACAAGCGGGTTCAGGAATTCACTGACATGAAAATGGCAACAGCATACATGGAACTGTATAATCAGCTGTAA
- the murA gene encoding UDP-N-acetylglucosamine 1-carboxyvinyltransferase: protein MEKLVIQGGVPLKGTIRVSGAKNAALPILMGSILLSEPARFTNVPNLRDIRTTISLLDILGCPSRFVDGVVETDGCDPKPEAPYDLVKTMRASVLCLGPLLARLGEAKVAYPGGCAIGARPVDLHLSALEKMGAVFEVDSGYIMGRCEGRLQGARIVFEKVTVGGTENLLMAACLAEGETILENAAREPEIVDLANFLIACGADIEGHGSSVIRVKGVERLKGCEYAIMADRIEAGTFMIAAAITKGDLLLEHCPNDSLDAVISKLEEMGLQITKEDNGTRVTYVKPLTPVEITTQPYPGFPTDMQAQFMALMCYVDGTSMVEETIFENRFMHAPELGRMGADIRLAGRTARIKGGEMLRGAPVMASDLRASASLVLAGLAAEGETHVQRIYHLDRGYEHIEEKLIPVGANITRMNEE, encoded by the coding sequence ATGGAAAAATTAGTTATTCAAGGTGGCGTTCCGTTAAAAGGAACAATCCGTGTTAGTGGCGCGAAGAACGCTGCACTGCCGATTTTGATGGGCTCTATCTTACTTTCTGAGCCTGCACGTTTTACTAACGTGCCGAACTTACGTGATATTCGCACAACAATCAGTTTGCTGGATATTCTCGGATGCCCGAGTCGGTTTGTTGACGGAGTTGTTGAAACAGACGGCTGTGATCCTAAACCAGAAGCGCCTTATGACCTCGTAAAGACCATGCGCGCCTCTGTGTTGTGTCTCGGTCCGTTGCTTGCCCGCCTTGGTGAAGCTAAAGTTGCGTACCCCGGTGGTTGTGCTATCGGTGCGCGACCAGTGGATTTGCACCTCTCAGCATTGGAAAAAATGGGTGCGGTATTTGAAGTGGACTCCGGCTACATCATGGGGAGATGTGAAGGACGTTTGCAGGGTGCGCGCATTGTTTTTGAAAAAGTAACTGTAGGCGGAACAGAAAACCTGCTTATGGCTGCTTGCCTTGCAGAGGGCGAAACAATTCTTGAAAATGCCGCTCGTGAACCGGAAATTGTAGACCTTGCAAACTTCCTTATCGCGTGTGGTGCTGATATTGAAGGACACGGTTCAAGCGTCATTCGTGTTAAAGGCGTAGAACGTCTTAAAGGCTGCGAATACGCAATTATGGCAGACCGTATTGAAGCAGGAACTTTCATGATTGCTGCTGCAATTACTAAAGGTGATCTGTTGCTTGAGCATTGCCCAAATGATTCACTCGATGCAGTCATTAGCAAGCTTGAAGAAATGGGTCTTCAAATCACCAAAGAAGATAACGGAACCCGCGTAACGTACGTTAAGCCGCTTACTCCTGTGGAGATTACAACACAGCCGTATCCGGGATTCCCTACAGATATGCAGGCGCAGTTTATGGCGCTTATGTGCTATGTAGACGGTACTTCTATGGTTGAAGAAACCATTTTTGAAAACCGCTTTATGCATGCACCGGAGCTTGGTCGCATGGGTGCGGATATTCGCCTTGCTGGCAGAACTGCCCGCATTAAAGGCGGAGAGATGCTGCGTGGTGCGCCTGTAATGGCGTCCGATCTGCGTGCAAGTGCATCTCTTGTTCTTGCAGGACTTGCTGCGGAAGGTGAAACTCATGTGCAGCGCATCTACCACTTAGATCGTGGCTATGAGCATATTGAAGAAAAGCTTATTCCAGTTGGCGCTAACATTACGCGAATGAACGAAGAATAA
- a CDS encoding response regulator, translating into MLKRLVKLQLFPDSYIKNFVAVSLLLTAAFLILFNSLYYSFAIEERKAHFLENRKEQAHVLASHLATPLAFGKSERAEELINEQLSYKNTVGLYVYNASGVLLCGYYKGQESTAVPALQQNEYRIESPIYYENFPVGTLVSIVTSSPVHKHFLHLFTQSIYANIAASIMVVLMVIFFIVRTLLRPLRALSKTARRVREEQTYSLRAERNGMGELAELTDSFNSMLDHIESHDMFLLSESRDLEKQVQERTEELEKATEEAKAANTAKSEFLASVSHELRTPLNAILGMTDMLQTTDLTSKQWEYAEIIASASQNLLHLINGVLDLSKLEAKKLEIEEANFILRDVLDELTIIFTEKVAVKEMDLIVVVDENVPPVIHGDAFRLKQILLNLVGNAFKFADRGAIELHVSLERVVRSSHRTHLSGHEEVVHLVFSVADKGIGIAEEAQQKLFETFVQADGSTSRQYGGTGLGLSIVAELVSLMKGTVSVESTVGEGSKFLVVLPFAVAEGSRNMMLPVFSGWRVLVLEPSVAARVMWRTLFSELGMLVVVLGSEQQALLQLERQAQGSGFDLVVLGSKEKQDMQGRLVQYLCDHPEQKVMMAARLGDEALPEGTCQFTLTSFLRRPITFSQVKLTILRTLDSDRKVRSELDIEARSVEGLSVLTVEDNQINQQVMREILEYLGVKVTIAKDGLTALELLSVYKYDVVLMDIQLPGMDGFTTTTRLREELDLKDLPVIAMTAHTLQEDKDRAELAGMNGYLTKPVELDELVRVLKKYDKRKRQAGTAVMPDDSGQESAQHPLGETSSQLQHKEQPQLIATQEELLLPALLPGLAVAEGVERLNGKSHIYLIVVRTFIDTYANVIEEFRALLLKKDWDGLVSKAHTLAGASGNVSAKDVYSCCEQIEKAAKKGHVDASDIDALEHALQIACHSMNEILK; encoded by the coding sequence ATGTTGAAGCGGCTTGTTAAATTACAGCTTTTCCCTGATAGCTATATAAAAAATTTTGTTGCCGTGAGTCTTCTTCTTACCGCCGCATTTCTTATCCTTTTTAATTCACTGTACTATTCGTTTGCCATTGAAGAGCGCAAGGCTCACTTCCTTGAAAATCGCAAAGAGCAAGCGCATGTGCTGGCTTCCCATTTAGCAACTCCATTGGCATTCGGTAAAAGTGAGAGAGCTGAAGAGCTTATTAACGAGCAGTTATCGTATAAGAATACGGTAGGACTGTATGTATATAATGCTTCCGGCGTGCTGCTGTGCGGCTACTATAAAGGGCAGGAATCTACTGCTGTTCCAGCTCTTCAGCAGAATGAGTATCGTATTGAATCGCCGATCTACTACGAAAATTTTCCCGTCGGGACACTTGTCTCCATAGTTACCTCTTCGCCTGTTCATAAGCATTTTCTGCATCTGTTTACCCAGTCGATTTATGCCAATATTGCAGCCAGCATTATGGTTGTACTCATGGTGATATTTTTTATTGTCCGTACATTGCTGCGTCCGTTGCGTGCGCTTTCGAAAACTGCCCGTAGAGTACGCGAAGAACAGACGTATTCGTTACGTGCAGAACGGAACGGCATGGGAGAACTTGCAGAGCTTACTGACTCATTCAACAGCATGCTCGACCATATCGAGTCGCATGATATGTTCTTGCTTTCAGAAAGTCGTGACCTTGAAAAGCAAGTGCAGGAGCGCACAGAAGAGCTTGAAAAAGCAACTGAAGAAGCGAAAGCCGCAAACACAGCCAAAAGTGAGTTTCTTGCCAGTGTCAGCCATGAGTTGCGAACTCCGTTGAATGCTATCCTCGGTATGACAGATATGTTGCAGACAACTGATTTGACCAGCAAGCAGTGGGAATACGCAGAGATTATTGCATCAGCATCGCAAAACTTGTTGCATCTGATTAACGGGGTGCTTGATTTATCGAAGCTTGAAGCAAAAAAACTGGAGATTGAAGAAGCAAACTTTATTTTGCGCGATGTGCTGGATGAATTGACCATTATCTTTACTGAAAAAGTCGCTGTAAAAGAAATGGATTTGATTGTCGTTGTTGATGAAAACGTACCACCTGTCATTCACGGTGATGCGTTCAGGCTGAAGCAAATTTTACTCAATCTTGTGGGTAATGCATTTAAATTTGCGGACAGGGGCGCGATTGAACTACATGTATCGCTTGAAAGAGTTGTGCGTTCCTCTCACCGTACTCACCTGTCGGGGCATGAAGAAGTCGTTCATCTGGTATTTTCGGTAGCAGATAAAGGGATTGGTATCGCTGAGGAAGCGCAACAGAAGCTGTTTGAAACCTTTGTGCAGGCAGACGGGTCTACTTCTCGTCAATATGGTGGCACAGGGTTGGGACTTTCTATTGTTGCAGAGCTTGTATCGCTGATGAAGGGAACTGTTTCGGTGGAAAGCACTGTCGGTGAAGGCAGTAAATTTTTAGTTGTCCTTCCGTTTGCCGTGGCAGAAGGCTCCCGTAATATGATGCTTCCTGTTTTTTCCGGATGGCGGGTGCTAGTACTGGAACCGTCAGTTGCAGCGCGTGTGATGTGGCGAACGTTATTTTCGGAATTGGGAATGCTTGTTGTTGTCCTCGGTTCGGAACAGCAGGCTTTGTTGCAGCTGGAGCGGCAGGCACAGGGCAGCGGTTTTGATCTTGTTGTTCTGGGCAGTAAGGAAAAGCAGGATATGCAAGGCAGGCTTGTACAATACCTATGCGACCATCCAGAACAGAAAGTTATGATGGCGGCTCGTCTTGGCGATGAGGCGCTACCTGAAGGTACCTGCCAATTTACCCTGACATCATTTTTGCGACGTCCGATTACGTTCTCGCAAGTGAAGCTCACTATTTTGCGGACACTGGATTCTGACAGAAAAGTTCGCTCTGAGCTGGATATCGAAGCACGCAGCGTCGAAGGGCTATCTGTTTTGACGGTAGAGGATAACCAGATAAATCAACAAGTGATGCGTGAAATACTGGAATATCTCGGTGTAAAAGTCACAATAGCTAAGGATGGTCTTACTGCGCTCGAACTGCTTTCTGTCTACAAATATGATGTTGTTCTCATGGATATTCAGTTACCGGGTATGGATGGATTTACCACGACAACACGCTTGCGCGAAGAACTGGATTTGAAAGACCTGCCTGTAATCGCCATGACAGCGCATACCTTGCAAGAAGACAAAGACAGAGCAGAGCTTGCGGGTATGAACGGATATTTAACAAAACCTGTTGAGCTTGATGAGCTGGTACGGGTGTTGAAAAAGTACGACAAAAGGAAAAGGCAGGCTGGCACGGCTGTGATGCCCGACGATTCGGGACAGGAAAGCGCGCAGCATCCATTAGGTGAAACCTCATCGCAGTTGCAACACAAAGAGCAGCCACAGCTTATAGCAACACAGGAAGAGTTGCTATTGCCTGCTTTATTACCGGGGCTTGCGGTGGCAGAAGGCGTAGAGCGCTTAAATGGAAAAAGCCACATCTATTTGATAGTGGTGCGAACGTTTATTGATACGTACGCAAATGTCATTGAAGAATTTCGTGCATTACTTTTGAAAAAAGATTGGGATGGGCTTGTAAGCAAGGCGCATACTCTTGCAGGTGCCAGCGGGAATGTTTCTGCAAAAGATGTGTACTCATGTTGCGAACAAATCGAAAAGGCAGCTAAGAAGGGGCATGTAGATGCATCTGATATTGATGCTCTTGAGCATGCATTGCAAATAGCCTGTCACTCAATGAATGAAATACTGAAATAA
- the murJ gene encoding murein biosynthesis integral membrane protein MurJ produces the protein MRFQKIFSSAAVVSAGSFISRLMGLLRDVIIASLLGAGPIADALIVAFRLPNLFRKLFAEGSLSSAVTANIAHVEAVEGEARGLSLVRTCLLWTVGIFSVFLLFAEYGSSVLVTMLAPGLTATPDVFAYANSLLKLTLPYILCIGLVALFSGVLHSRNNFTAPALAPLVLNCSLILGAGVAWIFVLPVAETLCISLVLGGTLQVVLQAAFLPKGMFVYGSWRIFDSDASLLGKRLIPTVLSGAVFQLSVLLVTVLASFQTEGTIAKLYFADRLVQFPLGLIGVAIGIAVLPALSSLAASNDVQKFGELLSSAVQFTLFLALPATAGLFVLAHPVLQLFFERGAFSPEDTAAAATMLQAFTVGLPAFAVSRPLLSAYYARQKSRVPLLAGVCSLAVTGGLGALLMQFWGGAGLAFAVACGGWVNCGVLYCLLNRQQFFSVQLRRWNLIYLLASVAVGAGCWLVVPYGVISLCSIPLFAAGYLVCLYIGKSPDARQLLALIVRR, from the coding sequence ATGAGGTTTCAAAAAATTTTCTCTTCGGCTGCTGTGGTTTCTGCGGGCAGCTTTATTTCCCGCCTGATGGGACTGTTGCGTGATGTGATTATCGCCTCGCTGTTAGGAGCAGGTCCCATAGCTGATGCACTTATTGTCGCATTTCGTCTTCCTAATCTGTTTAGAAAATTATTTGCGGAAGGTTCACTTTCTTCCGCAGTAACTGCAAATATTGCTCACGTAGAGGCAGTGGAGGGCGAAGCACGGGGGCTTTCGCTAGTGCGCACCTGTTTACTGTGGACTGTGGGCATCTTTTCCGTTTTCTTACTGTTCGCAGAATACGGCAGCAGTGTACTTGTTACGATGCTGGCACCGGGACTTACAGCAACGCCTGATGTCTTTGCGTATGCAAATTCGCTCCTCAAGCTGACGTTGCCGTATATTCTGTGTATTGGGCTGGTCGCTTTGTTTTCTGGCGTATTGCATAGCAGAAATAATTTTACAGCTCCGGCACTTGCTCCGCTCGTGCTCAATTGCTCATTGATACTCGGCGCTGGTGTGGCGTGGATATTTGTCCTGCCTGTGGCAGAGACGCTTTGTATTTCTCTGGTACTTGGAGGAACGCTTCAGGTAGTGCTGCAAGCCGCTTTTTTGCCAAAAGGCATGTTTGTGTACGGTAGCTGGCGTATCTTTGATTCTGATGCCTCTCTGTTGGGAAAAAGGCTTATTCCTACAGTTCTGAGCGGTGCTGTCTTTCAATTGAGCGTGCTTCTTGTCACTGTCCTTGCCTCTTTTCAGACTGAGGGAACCATTGCAAAGCTGTATTTTGCTGACAGGCTGGTGCAATTTCCATTAGGATTAATTGGTGTAGCTATTGGAATTGCCGTACTTCCTGCACTTTCTTCGCTTGCTGCTTCTAATGATGTACAAAAATTTGGCGAATTGCTTTCATCTGCTGTGCAATTTACTCTTTTCCTTGCTCTTCCTGCTACCGCAGGTCTTTTTGTGCTGGCGCATCCTGTTTTACAGCTCTTTTTTGAGCGGGGAGCATTTTCGCCGGAAGATACCGCAGCCGCAGCGACTATGCTGCAAGCCTTTACTGTGGGGCTACCTGCCTTTGCTGTTTCGCGTCCCTTGCTAAGCGCTTACTATGCGAGGCAGAAAAGCCGTGTGCCGTTGTTGGCAGGCGTGTGTAGCCTTGCTGTTACAGGAGGACTCGGCGCATTGTTAATGCAGTTTTGGGGTGGGGCTGGGCTTGCCTTTGCTGTTGCATGTGGTGGATGGGTGAATTGCGGCGTGCTTTATTGTTTGCTGAACAGACAGCAATTTTTTTCGGTACAATTACGTCGATGGAATTTGATTTATTTGCTGGCAAGCGTTGCTGTTGGCGCTGGTTGTTGGCTTGTCGTACCTTACGGCGTTATCAGTTTATGCAGCATTCCTCTTTTTGCTGCGGGCTATCTGGTTTGTCTGTATATTGGAAAGAGTCCGGATGCTCGGCAGCTTCTTGCCTTGATTGTACGCAGGTGA
- a CDS encoding ABC transporter permease subunit — protein sequence MPNHSTFLHLRYLSPLLIPFLLFFAGGITLAALQSLGMGLPFPYDGGMLDSYEALLTPYMLRSFLLSIKVGALAAFFSVVIGTVLAIGLWRMPSLLQQAGVIYKIPLILPHLAVGFIVFFFWAKSGLVSSAMFHAGIIGTPQDFPSILFGSDGWGMIIAYTYKQIPFALLMVYSSLKRLDMRLLETAYMLGASRARAFCTVTYPHINTVVHSTFCILFLFGFGAFEIPFLLGGSQPAMLSIEAYNMYFRKELYHRPQAMAILIGIFIFSVAFLTIYLRAVAPKRLEKQHD from the coding sequence ATGCCTAACCACTCTACATTTCTTCACTTACGTTATTTGTCGCCGTTACTCATTCCTTTTTTACTCTTTTTTGCTGGAGGAATAACACTGGCGGCACTTCAATCATTAGGAATGGGACTACCGTTCCCATACGATGGTGGAATGCTGGATAGCTACGAAGCGCTGCTTACACCATATATGCTGCGCTCGTTTCTTCTATCCATAAAAGTCGGGGCATTGGCTGCCTTCTTTTCCGTTGTTATCGGCACAGTACTCGCAATCGGACTTTGGCGAATGCCTTCCTTACTGCAACAGGCAGGGGTAATTTACAAAATCCCCCTTATTTTGCCACATCTTGCTGTAGGCTTTATTGTATTCTTTTTCTGGGCAAAATCTGGGCTTGTTTCTTCCGCCATGTTTCATGCAGGCATAATCGGCACACCGCAGGATTTCCCGTCTATTTTATTCGGCAGTGATGGGTGGGGGATGATTATTGCCTACACATATAAACAAATCCCTTTTGCACTGCTCATGGTGTATTCTTCACTAAAACGACTGGATATGCGCCTGCTGGAAACGGCCTACATGCTGGGAGCCAGCCGCGCCAGAGCGTTCTGCACGGTTACCTACCCGCATATAAACACGGTCGTGCACTCTACGTTTTGCATCCTGTTCCTGTTTGGATTCGGTGCGTTTGAAATACCGTTTCTATTAGGTGGATCACAGCCTGCAATGCTCAGTATTGAAGCATATAATATGTATTTTAGAAAAGAACTCTACCATCGCCCGCAAGCAATGGCGATTCTCATCGGCATATTCATCTTCTCCGTTGCATTTCTCACTATATACTTACGCGCTGTAGCCCCGAAACGTCTGGAGAAGCAGCATGACTAG
- a CDS encoding ABC transporter permease subunit — translation MTSKNIRHHALFLFFVLFFAAPTAVLIVSLFAPGWTWPDIVPKQYSTKALLSVWQHKNAIAMNLGVSVLYSLATTLCTLLLSLFPAYHFARAQFAGKNILQGILLTPALVPAMTFSMGIHHIFIKLSLADTFGGVVLILTIFSYPFMLRALISGFEAYNHEYELCAKNLGATLWMRLRYVTFPLLLPAIIAGGSVVFLVAFSDYYLVFLIGGGVVPSFTGYLFPFITGADRAMASALSLIFLIVPVVLFIIVELSMRRFYQRSGLY, via the coding sequence ATGACTAGCAAAAACATCCGCCATCACGCTCTATTTTTATTCTTTGTGCTCTTTTTCGCTGCCCCGACAGCCGTACTTATTGTCTCGCTGTTTGCACCGGGATGGACATGGCCGGACATCGTTCCCAAACAATACTCTACCAAGGCTCTGTTGTCCGTTTGGCAGCATAAGAACGCTATTGCTATGAACCTTGGAGTATCCGTACTGTATTCCTTAGCAACCACGCTCTGCACACTCCTACTCAGTCTGTTTCCAGCGTATCACTTTGCGCGTGCCCAGTTTGCAGGAAAAAACATTCTTCAAGGAATCTTACTCACTCCCGCGCTGGTTCCGGCAATGACTTTTTCTATGGGTATCCATCATATTTTCATCAAACTATCGTTAGCAGATACGTTTGGCGGAGTAGTGCTAATACTGACTATCTTCAGTTACCCTTTTATGTTGCGTGCTCTTATTTCCGGCTTCGAAGCCTATAACCACGAATACGAACTATGCGCCAAAAACCTTGGAGCCACATTGTGGATGCGCCTGCGGTATGTCACCTTTCCGCTCTTACTCCCTGCTATCATCGCAGGCGGCTCCGTTGTGTTTCTGGTAGCATTTTCTGACTACTATCTTGTATTTTTAATCGGCGGGGGCGTCGTTCCTTCATTCACCGGCTACCTGTTCCCCTTTATCACTGGGGCGGATCGAGCCATGGCAAGCGCGCTTTCTCTCATTTTTCTTATTGTACCTGTAGTGCTGTTCATTATTGTTGAGCTTTCCATGCGTCGCTTTTATCAACGATCAGGTCTATACTAG
- a CDS encoding DMT family transporter produces MFNKDYLLPTLSLFCAMILWSSSFIAMKIAVAGFSPIAVVFGRMVIASLLFCALWKNFRSIHVRREDWKYLIFMAVCEPGLYFLFEAYALKYTSATQAGMIVATLPVFVAIAAFFILKEKLALRVWFGFFIAAFGVALLSWGATATENAPNPLLGNTLETLAMVSATGYMITAKSLSNRYSPLFITALQAWVGAIFFLPLLAFTPGAFPTEFPYEASVAVLYLASVVTMGAYGLYNFGLSKVPAGQASGFTNLIPVFTMFMGFMFLGDRLSTTQFLASGLVLGGVILTQISSSSKEEAKATV; encoded by the coding sequence ATGTTTAATAAAGATTATCTTCTGCCGACACTGTCACTTTTTTGCGCCATGATTCTATGGTCAAGCTCATTTATTGCCATGAAAATCGCTGTGGCAGGCTTTTCTCCAATTGCCGTTGTCTTCGGGCGTATGGTAATCGCCTCGTTGCTCTTTTGTGCACTCTGGAAAAATTTTAGAAGCATACATGTTCGACGGGAAGATTGGAAATATCTCATCTTTATGGCGGTATGCGAACCGGGGTTATACTTTCTCTTTGAAGCATATGCACTTAAATATACTTCTGCCACGCAAGCGGGCATGATTGTAGCAACCTTGCCGGTGTTTGTAGCAATTGCAGCGTTTTTTATTCTGAAAGAAAAGCTCGCGTTGCGCGTATGGTTTGGATTTTTCATTGCTGCATTCGGAGTTGCCCTACTCTCATGGGGTGCAACAGCAACAGAAAATGCACCTAACCCGCTCCTTGGCAACACACTGGAAACCCTCGCTATGGTTTCGGCTACTGGCTATATGATTACGGCAAAAAGTCTCTCTAACCGCTATTCACCACTCTTTATTACTGCTTTGCAAGCGTGGGTAGGCGCAATATTCTTTTTACCGCTTCTCGCCTTTACTCCGGGTGCATTTCCTACAGAATTTCCATACGAAGCAAGTGTCGCGGTTCTCTATCTAGCAAGCGTTGTCACTATGGGCGCATACGGTCTATACAACTTTGGACTCAGTAAAGTTCCGGCAGGACAGGCATCAGGTTTTACCAACCTTATTCCAGTATTTACCATGTTCATGGGATTCATGTTTCTTGGTGACAGACTTAGCACAACCCAGTTTCTGGCTTCCGGTTTAGTGCTGGGTGGCGTTATTCTTACACAGATATCTTCCTCTTCCAAAGAAGAAGCCAAAGCTACAGTCTAG
- a CDS encoding DEAD/DEAH box helicase → MERCIFSELPLSPELLKSIEDMGFEEASPIQAMAIPHLLEGKDVIGQAQTGTGKTAAFGIPVLEKIDPRQKSPQAIVLCPTRELAIQVATEMSQLAKRKRGVFVLPIYGGQPIERQIKSLRRGVQVIVGTPGRIMDHMKRGTISLQDINMAVLDEADEMLDMGFRDDIEFILEQVPEESQTVFFSATMRDEILQLAKRFLTNPEFLKVTQKVLTVPNIEQIYYEVRPFQKMDALCRVLDVYNPKLTIVFCSTKRGVDELTANLQGRGYQADGLHGNLNQTQRDRVMNRFRKGNIEVLVATDVAARGIDVDDVEAVVNYDIPNDVEYYVHRIGRTGRAGRMGRAFTFVSGKEFWKLRDIKRFTKARIVQHQVPTIADVENAKSSKLLDEIRENINKHELDRYLTIVDDFIQNEFDGDLTTAEMAAALLKILMHRELGDAMPEQKKSFGDTGAQAGMVRLFINVGRKSRIGARDIVGAIAGESGLPGKMIGAIDIYDRFSFVEVPEDYAQEVLNVMNGNQIRGNKLFVEPASRR, encoded by the coding sequence ATGGAACGATGTATTTTTTCTGAACTCCCTCTCTCTCCGGAGTTGTTGAAGTCTATTGAAGACATGGGATTTGAAGAAGCATCTCCAATTCAGGCTATGGCTATTCCACACTTACTCGAAGGTAAGGATGTAATTGGTCAGGCTCAGACAGGTACGGGTAAAACCGCAGCATTCGGTATTCCAGTTTTGGAAAAAATCGATCCGCGTCAGAAATCTCCACAGGCAATTGTTCTTTGTCCAACCCGTGAACTTGCTATTCAGGTTGCAACAGAAATGAGCCAGCTTGCAAAACGTAAGCGTGGCGTATTTGTACTGCCTATCTACGGTGGTCAGCCGATTGAACGCCAGATTAAATCATTACGTCGTGGCGTGCAGGTTATCGTAGGTACTCCTGGTCGTATCATGGACCACATGAAACGCGGTACGATTTCTCTTCAGGATATTAACATGGCTGTTCTTGATGAAGCGGATGAAATGCTCGATATGGGCTTCCGTGATGACATTGAGTTCATCCTTGAACAGGTACCGGAAGAAAGCCAGACAGTATTCTTTTCCGCAACCATGCGTGATGAAATTTTGCAGCTCGCAAAACGTTTCCTCACTAATCCGGAATTTCTTAAAGTAACACAGAAAGTTCTGACTGTTCCTAACATTGAACAGATTTACTACGAAGTTCGTCCATTCCAGAAAATGGATGCACTGTGTCGTGTTCTTGATGTGTACAACCCTAAGCTCACCATTGTTTTCTGCTCCACTAAGCGTGGTGTAGATGAGCTTACAGCGAACCTTCAGGGACGCGGTTATCAGGCAGACGGTCTGCACGGTAACCTGAACCAGACACAGCGTGACCGTGTTATGAACCGCTTCCGTAAAGGTAATATTGAAGTTCTCGTTGCAACAGACGTTGCTGCTCGTGGTATCGACGTAGATGACGTTGAAGCTGTAGTAAACTACGATATTCCTAACGATGTTGAATACTACGTTCACCGTATCGGTCGTACTGGTCGTGCGGGTCGTATGGGGCGTGCGTTTACTTTTGTTTCCGGTAAAGAATTCTGGAAACTTCGCGATATCAAACGCTTCACTAAAGCACGTATTGTTCAGCATCAGGTGCCGACCATTGCTGATGTTGAAAACGCGAAATCAAGCAAACTGCTTGATGAAATTCGTGAGAACATCAATAAACACGAGCTTGATCGTTACCTCACCATCGTTGACGACTTCATCCAGAATGAATTCGACGGCGACCTCACTACAGCAGAGATGGCAGCAGCGCTGCTTAAAATTCTCATGCATCGTGAACTTGGTGATGCAATGCCTGAGCAGAAGAAATCCTTCGGCGACACAGGTGCGCAGGCAGGTATGGTACGTCTGTTCATCAACGTTGGTCGCAAAAGCCGCATTGGTGCTCGTGATATCGTGGGCGCAATCGCTGGCGAATCCGGTCTTCCTGGTAAAATGATCGGTGCAATCGATATTTACGATCGCTTCTCCTTCGTTGAAGTTCCAGAAGACTACGCACAGGAAGTTCTTAACGTTATGAATGGCAACCAGATTCGCGGCAATAAATTGTTCGTTGAACCTGCTTCCCGTCGATAA